The genomic DNA CCCGTACTCGCCGAGCACATCCGGGCCGGCAGGTTCGACCTCTCCATGATGGTCACCGAACGGATCGCGCTGGACGGCATCCCGGCGGCCTTCGACAACATGATCGCGGGCAAGGGCGGACGGGCCCTGGTGGTCTTCTAGCCGATGCCCGGAAGAGACCCCGGCCGCCCTTGGCGGCGGCCGGGGATTCCGGCGTGCCCGGCCCTTCCTCATCGCGGTCGTCTGAGTGTCATGTGAAGGTAAAAACTCCTGCTGCACGACCCGTTGACCGGCATACCGTCCGGTCAGTACGGTCCCGGGACCCGGCGGATCAGCCCGTCGGGCACCCCGTCCCCCGCACCCACCGGAGTGTGCACGCATGGACACGTCACCATCCGCCGGCCCGGGCACCACCCATACCGTCACGACCCCCACCGAGACCCGGGCCCGCCGCAAGGTGGCCACCGCCGCGGCGCTCGCGTCCGCGGTGGAGTGGTACGACTACTTCGTCTTCGGCATCGCCGCCGCCCTGGTCCTCGGAGACCTCTACTTCCCCGCGGGCAGCGGCTCCGCCGGTGTCCTCGCCGCGTTCGCGACCTTCGCCGTGGGCTTCCTGGCCCGTCCGCTCGGCGGCATCATCGCGGGCCAGCTCGGCGACAAGCGCGGTCGCAAACCCATGCTGGTCCTCGCGCTCACCCTGATGGGCGTCGCCACCACGGGCATCGGCCTGCTCCCCACGTACGAGACGATCGGTATCGCCGCTCCGGTGCTGCTCGTCACCCTGCGCATCGTCCAGGGCATCGCGGTCGGTGCCCAGTGGGGCGGCGCCATGCTGATGGCCACCGAATACGCCCCCGAGGGCAAGCGCGGTGTCTACGGAAGCCTCGTCCAACTCGGCGTCCCCATCGGTGTGGTGACCGCCAACACCGTCTTCCTCGCCGCCGGGGCCCTCACCGACGACAGCGAGTTCGCCGCCTGGGGCTGGCGGGTGCCGTTCCTGGTCGGCCTGCTGGTCCTGGTCCTCGCCTGGTACATCCACACGCGTGTCGAGGAGACCCCCGAGTTCCGTGAGGCGGAGAAGGAACTGGCCGAGCAGGAGGCGAGCCGCTCCGCGCGCTCGCCGCTGCGCACCGTCGTGCGGGAGCACCTCGGCACGGTCTTCCTCGCGGGCGGCTCGTTCGCCGTGAACACCGCGACGTTCTACATCATCATCACCGGAGTCCTGGACTACACGACCCGTGAGCTCGGCATGAAGCGCGAAGCCGTGCTCATGGTCTCGCTCTGCATCAGCCTCACCCAACTCGTCCTGATACCGGCGTCGGCGGCGCTGTCCGACCGCATCGGGCGGATTCGGATCTACGCGCTGGGGGCGGCCGGTCTCGCCGTGTGGGCGGTGCCGATGTTCCTGCTCATCGACACCAAGTCACTGCTCTGGATGGCCGTCGGCACCTTTGTCACCAGCTGTTTCCTCAGCATCATGTACGGGCCGCAGGCGGCGTTGTTCGCCGAGCTGTTCACGGCCGAGATGCGCTACACCGGCGCCTCGCTCGGCTACCAGATCGCGGCGGTGTTCGGCGGCGGCCTCGCCCCGTTCGTGATGGTGCTGCTGCTGGAGGCGACGGGCACGTCGATGGCGGTGGCGGCCTACATCATCGGCCTGGCGGTCATCGCCCTGGTTTCCATCAAGGTCCTTGCAGGACGGGCGAGTTCACGCTGATCACGGCTCCCGGGCCCGGTCCGGCTCCGGCGCCGGTGGCTCCCCTCACCGGTCCCGGAGCCGCCGCGCGCCGGACGGGAGGTGATCGCTGTGGACTCCCGCGGCACCTCGCGGCGATGGGACGGGTCGCAGGGGTTGCCGCTGCCGGGTGGTGTTGCGACCCCCGGGCTCACTCCGTCGGCCCGGCCCCCGACCGGTGCGTGGTGAGCAGCCGGGCATCCATCTCGCCCTGCTCGAAGAGCCGGGAGGCCGGGCCCACGATCAGCGGGTCCGGCTCGCGGACCACCGTCGTGTCCTTGTCCGGGTAGTCGAAGCGGTGCAGCACGTGCCGGATCGCCTCCAGCCTGGCCCGCTTCTTGTCGTTGCTCTTCACCACGGTCCAGGGCGCGTCCGCCGTGTCCGTGTGGAACAGCATCAGTTCCTTGGCCTCCGTGTACGCGTCCCACTTGTCCAGCGAGGCGAGATC from Streptomyces sp. NBC_01707 includes the following:
- a CDS encoding MFS transporter; this encodes MDTSPSAGPGTTHTVTTPTETRARRKVATAAALASAVEWYDYFVFGIAAALVLGDLYFPAGSGSAGVLAAFATFAVGFLARPLGGIIAGQLGDKRGRKPMLVLALTLMGVATTGIGLLPTYETIGIAAPVLLVTLRIVQGIAVGAQWGGAMLMATEYAPEGKRGVYGSLVQLGVPIGVVTANTVFLAAGALTDDSEFAAWGWRVPFLVGLLVLVLAWYIHTRVEETPEFREAEKELAEQEASRSARSPLRTVVREHLGTVFLAGGSFAVNTATFYIIITGVLDYTTRELGMKREAVLMVSLCISLTQLVLIPASAALSDRIGRIRIYALGAAGLAVWAVPMFLLIDTKSLLWMAVGTFVTSCFLSIMYGPQAALFAELFTAEMRYTGASLGYQIAAVFGGGLAPFVMVLLLEATGTSMAVAAYIIGLAVIALVSIKVLAGRASSR